The following coding sequences lie in one Candidatus Cloacimonadota bacterium genomic window:
- a CDS encoding glycine--tRNA ligase subunit alpha: KSLQAIGIEIEKHDIRFVEDDWESPTLGANGLGWEVWLDGMEISQFTYFQMVGGIEVFPISVELTYGLERLAMYIQNVDDFKDLKWNETMRYGEIYFDKEKEFSQYNFKTADTKMLFSSFKEYEQQVNELISEKLVYPAYDMVLKCSHTFNLLDARGVISVTERATYIGRIRKMAKDCALLYIKKYGE, encoded by the coding sequence AAAAGTCTGCAGGCGATCGGGATCGAGATCGAAAAACACGATATCCGTTTCGTGGAAGATGATTGGGAATCACCAACTCTCGGAGCGAACGGACTCGGTTGGGAAGTCTGGCTCGACGGAATGGAGATCTCACAATTCACTTATTTCCAGATGGTCGGCGGGATCGAAGTTTTTCCCATCAGCGTGGAACTGACTTACGGTTTGGAGCGACTGGCAATGTATATCCAGAATGTCGATGATTTCAAGGATCTGAAGTGGAATGAGACAATGAGATATGGTGAAATCTATTTTGATAAAGAAAAGGAATTTTCCCAATATAATTTTAAAACTGCGGACACGAAAATGCTTTTTTCATCATTCAAAGAATATGAGCAACAGGTTAACGAACTGATCTCTGAAAAACTGGTCTATCCTGCTTATGATATGGTTTTGAAATGTTCGCATACTTTTAATCTGCTCGATGCGCGTGGAGTTATCAGCGTTACGGAAAGAGCCACTTATATCGGACGCATCAGGAAAATGGCGAAGGATTGTGCGCTGCTTTATATTAAAAAGTATGGGGAATAG